AATTGACTCTCTTCCTTCGCGGGCTAATTTTTCTATTTCATCTTCATGGGTGCAGGCGTATAAAAGATTTTGCGCGAGCCCGTCTACATCATCAACCTCACTGCCGAGCCCAAATTTGAAATCTCCGGTTAGTTCTTTGCTCGATGGAATATTGCTAACAACAGGGAAACACCCATGCGACATTGCCTCACTTAATGCTATACCAAATGTTTCCCAATGTGACGGGAAAGCAAAAATTTTCGCATCCCTGTAGAAATTTATTAATTGTTCACGGTCTCTGATCTCACCTACAAAAATAACGCGTTCTCTTAACTCCGGATATTTCGCGTAAAAATCGTCGGCAATGTTCAAATTTTCTGCGATTCTGCCTGCAAGTTTTAGAGTCCAATTTGGAATTTGCGCGCTGATTCTTGCGAATGCCTCAAGTAACGGCTCAGTATTTTTTTGATAAGTACCAAGCCTGCCCACAGTGAATATTGTATTCGAACGCTGTGAAAAATTTTTGAAGTCTCTTATTTCATGGGGGCTTAATGGATTAGGCACGTGCATAAATTTTTTTCCCCATCTTCGTGATAGTTCGTCAATATAGCATTTAAGCTCTGAACTCACGCATTTATTAAGCAGCCTAAATTGTAATCTCGGATGAAGTAAATTAGGGCCGGGACCGGGCATATAAGCACCGTCAAATTTGAGATATACTTTTCCGAACGGGTTTAATAATTTGTATATGAATGTATGTTTCTTATATATAGTGAAGCCCCAGTGATAAATATTCAGGACATTTATTCGGCGGGCATTCTTACGGAGCCAAGCGCACGAATCTTTTACCCAATCGCCGGAAATTTTTGGAACTTCCTCGATTCTGAGTCCCGGCAAATATTTTAAATTTGGGTAATCGTCATTAATATACGTTGCAACAAAAGCATCATAGCCCTCATATTTGTATAGGCCGTAGGGAATTAATCCGGGTTCCTTTGTTAAATGCTCATTCGTAATATTATAAAGTGTACAGAATACCGGCTTTCTTTCGTTACTCAATTTTTGTCAACCTCGTTTCAATAGTAAGAATCCCCTGCCGTTAATGTCATGACAGGGGAAAAATTTATTTATTTCACTGCTTCGGCGATTGCTTCTGCGACTTCTTGAGGCTTGGCCTGTCCCTTTGTTTCCTTCATGACGAGACCCTGCAAAAATTTTAGTTTCTTGCCCTTCTTGTCGCGGCCTGATTTAATTTCTTCGAGGACATCAGGATTTGCATTTATTACGTTCTTGATTATCTCGTTTAATGCATTGCCTGCGACTCCGCCTTCAGTAATGCCGAGTTTATTAACAGCTTCGTTAATGCCGCAATTATTTTCGCACATATAATCAAATACTTCTTTGCCCTGAGTCGTTGATAATTTGCCGTCATCGACCTTTGCGACGAGTCCCGCGAGAACTTCAGGTTTAATCATGAAATCAGAAATTTTTAGCTGCTTCTCGTTCATTACGCGCAAAACTTCAGTCCTTACCCAGTGAGCTGCTCTAACGGGATTAGCTCCTGACTTTACGCATGACTCGAAATATTCAGCTAAATTTTTATCATCGGTCAAGACATCAGCAACTTCACGCGGCAAATTAAAATCTTTCACGTAACGATTTGCTTTAACGTCGGGCATTTCCGGCATTCTCGCCGAGACTCTGTCGATCCACTCTTGATTAATAAATAACGGCGGTAAATCAGGCTCAACGATAAATTTGCGGTAAAATTCTTTTACTCTTGACGCTGTTGTAACTCCTTTTGCGTCGTTCCAGTGGCGGGTCTCCTGCTTGACTTCTTCACCGGCGAGCATTAATTTTTTCTGACGCTTGATCTCAAATTCTATTGCGCGTTCGAGTGCCTTAAATGAGTTCATATTCTTTACTTCAACTTTGCGACCCCAGCGGCCGTCGGAACATTTCATTGAAACATTTGCGTCAAATCTCATCATACCTTTTTCGAGCTCAACCTCTGACGCACCCGAATAAATTACGCGCCTTCTCAATGTTGTAACGTATTCTACTGCTTCACTTGCTGATGAAACGTCCGGCTCTGAAACAATTTCGGCGAGGGGCATTCCTGAACGGTTATAATCTACATATGAAGTATCAGCACCTTCAAGTCTTCCGTCTGACGCGCTGTGATGAAGGCTCCCAACGTCCTCTTCTAAATGCAGATGATTAACGCGGATTTTCTTGAGATTCCCGTTTGCGTCGTGAACTTCAATATAACCGTTTGCTACGATGGGTAAATCGCACTGGCTGATTTGATGTCCCTTTGGTAAGTCGGGATAAAAATAGGATTTCCGGAAAAATAAAGATTTCGGCTGCACTGTACAATTTAAGGCCATTCCCGCGAGCATTCCTTGTTCGACGACTCTGTGATTCAAATGAGGCAATGAACCAGGCAGACCCATACAAATCGGGCAAATGTGCGTGTTAGGCGGGACATCTGTATTTGTTGAACAGTTGCAGAAAATCTTTGTGTCGCTCTTGAGTCTAATATGAATCTCTATGCCGATTACGGGCGTAAATGTTAATTCAGACATGATATTATTTCACTCCTCCGTCTGCGATTTTGGGCGATCCTGTATGACGTTCGATAATGAGTCCTGCGTTCAAAATTTCTGTGTCGCTCCACCTTGCGCCGATTAATTGAAGTCCGACGGGTAAATCTCCGTAATATCCCGTAAAGAACGAGAGTCCCGGCAATCCTGCTAAATTAACGGGAAGTGTATATAAATCTGCCTCGTATTCTTTCAGAGCGTCATAATTTGAACCGCCGATTTTTCCGGGCAATGTGGGTGATGCAGGCTGCAAAATAAAATCTGTCTCACCGAATGCACGTGTAAATTCCTGCGCTATGAGGGTGCGGACTTTGGTAGCTGCTACATAATATTCTTCACAGCGGGTCGGCTCAGTTAAACAAGTTCCGGCTAAGATTCTTGCTTTAACTTCACTGCCGAAACCTTCAGATCTCACGCGCTCGAACATTTCTTTAATGCCGATTGCGTCTTTAACTGTATAACCGTATCTGACTCCGTCGTAACGTTCTAAATTTGTATGAGCCTCACTCATTGCAAGCGCATAATAACAAGCTACAGCATAACGCGCTACAACCGGCAAAGATACTTCTGTAATGATTGCTCCCTCGTCCTCTAAAATTTTTTGCGTTCTCTTCATTGCTTCAGAAATGGGAGACTCAAGCGTGAAATCTTGAAATTCTTTCACGAGAGCGACTCTTTTTCCCTTAATACTTACGTTGTCAGAGTGCGTGAAATCGTGTTTCTTCTCTCTGAAGCAGCTTGAGTCATAGGAGTCATACTCAGAAATTATTGACATGATTAACTGCAAGTCCATCACTGTGCGCGCAAACGGGCCAATTTGGTCTAATGATGAACCGTAAGAAATTAAACCGTAACGGCTGACCATTCCATATGTAGGCTTGAAACCGTAGACTCCGCAATAAGCAGCAGGTTGACGAATTGAACCTCCTGTATCACTTCCGAGCGAGAAAGGCACATAACCGGCACTAACCGCCGCAGCACTTCCGCCCGAACTTCCGCCGGGGACTCGTGATAAATCGTTTGGATTATGAGTCGGCCCGTACGCAGATTTTTCGCAGGTACCGCCCATCGCAAATTCATCCATGTTAGCTTTACCCATGAGAACGGCTCCGGCATTGCGTAAAAATTTCCATGCTGTAGCGTCATAAGGCGGCCGCCA
The Synergistaceae bacterium genome window above contains:
- a CDS encoding glycosyltransferase family 4 protein, yielding MSNERKPVFCTLYNITNEHLTKEPGLIPYGLYKYEGYDAFVATYINDDYPNLKYLPGLRIEEVPKISGDWVKDSCAWLRKNARRINVLNIYHWGFTIYKKHTFIYKLLNPFGKVYLKFDGAYMPGPGPNLLHPRLQFRLLNKCVSSELKCYIDELSRRWGKKFMHVPNPLSPHEIRDFKNFSQRSNTIFTVGRLGTYQKNTEPLLEAFARISAQIPNWTLKLAGRIAENLNIADDFYAKYPELRERVIFVGEIRDREQLINFYRDAKIFAFPSHWETFGIALSEAMSHGCFPVVSNIPSSKELTGDFKFGLGSEVDDVDGLAQNLLYACTHEDEIEKLAREGRESI
- the gatB gene encoding Asp-tRNA(Asn)/Glu-tRNA(Gln) amidotransferase subunit GatB, with the translated sequence MSELTFTPVIGIEIHIRLKSDTKIFCNCSTNTDVPPNTHICPICMGLPGSLPHLNHRVVEQGMLAGMALNCTVQPKSLFFRKSYFYPDLPKGHQISQCDLPIVANGYIEVHDANGNLKKIRVNHLHLEEDVGSLHHSASDGRLEGADTSYVDYNRSGMPLAEIVSEPDVSSASEAVEYVTTLRRRVIYSGASEVELEKGMMRFDANVSMKCSDGRWGRKVEVKNMNSFKALERAIEFEIKRQKKLMLAGEEVKQETRHWNDAKGVTTASRVKEFYRKFIVEPDLPPLFINQEWIDRVSARMPEMPDVKANRYVKDFNLPREVADVLTDDKNLAEYFESCVKSGANPVRAAHWVRTEVLRVMNEKQLKISDFMIKPEVLAGLVAKVDDGKLSTTQGKEVFDYMCENNCGINEAVNKLGITEGGVAGNALNEIIKNVINANPDVLEEIKSGRDKKGKKLKFLQGLVMKETKGQAKPQEVAEAIAEAVK
- the gatA gene encoding Asp-tRNA(Asn)/Glu-tRNA(Gln) amidotransferase subunit GatA, whose amino-acid sequence is MELYELNLTFAAKGLQEKKFSAAELFESCKKRIDSCEDNIHALITRTDDVAKQQLNESNSGILAGVPTIIKDNLCTKGIKTTAASKILGDWRPPYDATAWKFLRNAGAVLMGKANMDEFAMGGTCEKSAYGPTHNPNDLSRVPGGSSGGSAAAVSAGYVPFSLGSDTGGSIRQPAAYCGVYGFKPTYGMVSRYGLISYGSSLDQIGPFARTVMDLQLIMSIISEYDSYDSSCFREKKHDFTHSDNVSIKGKRVALVKEFQDFTLESPISEAMKRTQKILEDEGAIITEVSLPVVARYAVACYYALAMSEAHTNLERYDGVRYGYTVKDAIGIKEMFERVRSEGFGSEVKARILAGTCLTEPTRCEEYYVAATKVRTLIAQEFTRAFGETDFILQPASPTLPGKIGGSNYDALKEYEADLYTLPVNLAGLPGLSFFTGYYGDLPVGLQLIGARWSDTEILNAGLIIERHTGSPKIADGGVK